In one window of Electrophorus electricus isolate fEleEle1 chromosome 15, fEleEle1.pri, whole genome shotgun sequence DNA:
- the wsb1 gene encoding WD repeat and SOCS box-containing protein 1 isoform X1 — translation MASFPDFVNENEIAKAKVIGELLAPVAPFDQKSGRETWTVAFAPDGSYFAWSQGHRIVRLVPWSKCMTNFSSVRKDERLNSARPRSLSRQGSEGSLVPGEPREHTIDCGDVVWGLAFGSSVPEKQSRCVNIEWHRFKFGQDQLLLATGLNNGRIKIWDAYTGKLLLNLMDHTDIVRDLTFAPDGSLVLVSASRDKTLRVWDLKDDGNMMKVLRGHQNWVYCSTFSPDSSVLCSVGAGKAVLLWNMDKYTLIRKLEGHHNDVVSCEFSPDGALLATASYDTRVIVWDPHTGTILLEMGHLFPPPSPIFAGGANDRWVRSVAFCHDGRHIASITDDRLVRFWRIDEKSPQAIGALTNGLCCAFSTDGSILAAGSRDGSVHFWACPRSVASLQHLCRMGLRRVLTTQQVYTLPIPCCMQDYLAYRSL, via the exons ATGGCAAGCTTCCCAGATTTTGTCAACGAAAATGAAATAg CTAAAGCTAAGGTCATTGGAGAACTCTTGGCGCCTGTGGCTCCCTTTGACCAGAAGTCTGGAAGGGAGACGTGGACTGTGGCTTTTGCACCTGATGGTTCCTATTTTGCTTGGTCTCAAGGGCATCGCATTGTGAGACTTGTGCCATGGTCAAAATGCATGACAAACTT cagctctgtgAGGAAGGATGAGCGCCTGAACAGCGCCAGACCCAGGAGTCTGTCTCGGCAGGGCAGCGAAGGCTCCCTGGTGCCCGGCGAGCCTCGGGAGCACACCATCGACTGTGGTGACGTGGTATGGGGGCTGGCGTTTGGCTCGTCTGTGCCTGAGAAGCAAAGCCGCTGCGTGAACATTGAGTGGCACCGCTTCAAGTTCGGGCAAGACCAGCTACTGCTCGCCACCGGCCTCAACAACGGCCGCATCAAGATCTGGGATGCATACACGG GTAAGCTCCTGCTAAACCTGATGGACCACACGGACATAGTTCGAGACCTGACGTTTGCACCAGACGGCAGCCTGGTGCTGGTGTCTGCCTCCAGAGACAAGACACTGCGTGTGTGGGACCTCAAGGACGAtg GTAACATGATGAAAGTGTTGCGTGGACATCAGAACTGGGTGTACTGCAGCACGTTCTCGCCCGACTCGTCCGTGCTGTGCTCGGTGGGCGCTGGTAAAGCG GTCTTACTGTGGAATATGGACAAGTACACACTCATTCGCAAGCTGGAAGGCCACCACAACGATGTGGTGTCGTGCGAGTTCTCGCCAGACGGAGCCCTGCTGGCCACGGCCTCCTACGACACCCGGGTCATAGTATGGGACCCGCACACTGGCACTATCCTGCTGGAGATGGG GCATCtcttccctcctccctctcccataTTTGCAGGAGGGGCGAATGACCGCTGGGTCCGCTCCGTGGCGTTTTGTCATGATGGCCGACATATTGCCAGCATCACTGATGACAG GTTGGTGCGATTCTGGAGGATAGACGAGAAGAGTCCCCAGGCCATCGGTGCCCTCACTAATGGCCTCTGCTGTGCCTTCTCCACAGATGGGAGCATTTTAGCTGCTGG TTCACGTGACGGCAGTGTGCATTTCTGGGCATGCCCACGCTCCGTCGCCAGCCTGCAGCACCTGTGTCGCATGGGCCTGCGGCGGGTACTAACCACACAGCAAGTCTACACGCTCCCCATCCCATGCTGCATGCAGGACTACCTGGCCTACAGGAGCCTCTAG
- the wsb1 gene encoding WD repeat and SOCS box-containing protein 1 isoform X2: MASFPDFVNENEIAKAKVIGELLAPVAPFDQKSGRETWTVAFAPDGSYFAWSQGHRIVRLVPWSKCMTNFSVRKDERLNSARPRSLSRQGSEGSLVPGEPREHTIDCGDVVWGLAFGSSVPEKQSRCVNIEWHRFKFGQDQLLLATGLNNGRIKIWDAYTGKLLLNLMDHTDIVRDLTFAPDGSLVLVSASRDKTLRVWDLKDDGNMMKVLRGHQNWVYCSTFSPDSSVLCSVGAGKAVLLWNMDKYTLIRKLEGHHNDVVSCEFSPDGALLATASYDTRVIVWDPHTGTILLEMGHLFPPPSPIFAGGANDRWVRSVAFCHDGRHIASITDDRLVRFWRIDEKSPQAIGALTNGLCCAFSTDGSILAAGSRDGSVHFWACPRSVASLQHLCRMGLRRVLTTQQVYTLPIPCCMQDYLAYRSL; encoded by the exons ATGGCAAGCTTCCCAGATTTTGTCAACGAAAATGAAATAg CTAAAGCTAAGGTCATTGGAGAACTCTTGGCGCCTGTGGCTCCCTTTGACCAGAAGTCTGGAAGGGAGACGTGGACTGTGGCTTTTGCACCTGATGGTTCCTATTTTGCTTGGTCTCAAGGGCATCGCATTGTGAGACTTGTGCCATGGTCAAAATGCATGACAAACTT ctctgtgAGGAAGGATGAGCGCCTGAACAGCGCCAGACCCAGGAGTCTGTCTCGGCAGGGCAGCGAAGGCTCCCTGGTGCCCGGCGAGCCTCGGGAGCACACCATCGACTGTGGTGACGTGGTATGGGGGCTGGCGTTTGGCTCGTCTGTGCCTGAGAAGCAAAGCCGCTGCGTGAACATTGAGTGGCACCGCTTCAAGTTCGGGCAAGACCAGCTACTGCTCGCCACCGGCCTCAACAACGGCCGCATCAAGATCTGGGATGCATACACGG GTAAGCTCCTGCTAAACCTGATGGACCACACGGACATAGTTCGAGACCTGACGTTTGCACCAGACGGCAGCCTGGTGCTGGTGTCTGCCTCCAGAGACAAGACACTGCGTGTGTGGGACCTCAAGGACGAtg GTAACATGATGAAAGTGTTGCGTGGACATCAGAACTGGGTGTACTGCAGCACGTTCTCGCCCGACTCGTCCGTGCTGTGCTCGGTGGGCGCTGGTAAAGCG GTCTTACTGTGGAATATGGACAAGTACACACTCATTCGCAAGCTGGAAGGCCACCACAACGATGTGGTGTCGTGCGAGTTCTCGCCAGACGGAGCCCTGCTGGCCACGGCCTCCTACGACACCCGGGTCATAGTATGGGACCCGCACACTGGCACTATCCTGCTGGAGATGGG GCATCtcttccctcctccctctcccataTTTGCAGGAGGGGCGAATGACCGCTGGGTCCGCTCCGTGGCGTTTTGTCATGATGGCCGACATATTGCCAGCATCACTGATGACAG GTTGGTGCGATTCTGGAGGATAGACGAGAAGAGTCCCCAGGCCATCGGTGCCCTCACTAATGGCCTCTGCTGTGCCTTCTCCACAGATGGGAGCATTTTAGCTGCTGG TTCACGTGACGGCAGTGTGCATTTCTGGGCATGCCCACGCTCCGTCGCCAGCCTGCAGCACCTGTGTCGCATGGGCCTGCGGCGGGTACTAACCACACAGCAAGTCTACACGCTCCCCATCCCATGCTGCATGCAGGACTACCTGGCCTACAGGAGCCTCTAG